A genomic segment from Microaerobacter geothermalis encodes:
- a CDS encoding substrate-binding domain-containing protein, producing MMTLIKKAVAWVRNYSVIIVLLVLIIAVAGILARYERVVTKGNQSKPLYHFYVVAPNLVDPYWKEVQRGMEEAAADYNAAMEFRAPRMNNREEQLRYLDIAILAGVDGIVAYAFNDADFVGLIEKAYNSGIPVVTIENDVENSKRKAFVGANSFLLGEMAGKLMAQATKGKANIAIIMNDNLQRDTTSQNLKLNGFFSAVKEFPEINVTKVYSSMLGIISAEEITQSIVASGLGIDAIYTVDSVDTLGVAQSIVDLNMVGKISLVGYGDSQEILRYIKKGIIYGTLVSNPYVMGYQSIRSLIEIKEKGNASTFLDTEIKVLTAETIDLGKNRKEIGR from the coding sequence ATGATGACATTAATCAAGAAAGCGGTTGCTTGGGTCAGAAATTATTCGGTCATTATAGTATTGCTGGTGTTGATTATTGCGGTCGCCGGAATTCTCGCCAGATATGAGCGAGTGGTGACCAAGGGAAATCAGTCAAAACCGCTCTATCATTTCTATGTGGTTGCCCCCAATTTGGTTGACCCTTATTGGAAAGAGGTGCAAAGGGGAATGGAAGAGGCAGCAGCGGACTACAACGCAGCGATGGAATTTAGAGCGCCACGCATGAATAATAGAGAAGAGCAGCTGCGATATTTGGATATTGCTATACTGGCCGGAGTTGATGGGATTGTTGCCTATGCCTTTAACGATGCTGATTTCGTTGGACTCATCGAAAAAGCCTATAATTCCGGCATTCCGGTGGTAACGATTGAGAACGACGTTGAAAATAGTAAAAGAAAAGCATTTGTAGGAGCGAACAGCTTTCTTCTGGGGGAGATGGCAGGCAAATTAATGGCCCAAGCCACCAAAGGCAAAGCCAATATTGCCATTATAATGAATGATAACTTGCAGCGGGATACAACCAGTCAAAATCTAAAGCTTAACGGTTTCTTTAGTGCGGTAAAAGAGTTTCCGGAAATAAACGTAACCAAAGTATACAGCTCCATGCTGGGAATTATCAGCGCCGAAGAAATCACTCAATCGATTGTTGCTTCCGGACTGGGGATTGATGCAATCTATACGGTTGATTCGGTGGACACATTGGGAGTTGCTCAGTCTATTGTAGACTTGAATATGGTGGGCAAAATCTCTCTGGTAGGCTATGGTGACAGCCAGGAAATTCTCAGGTATATCAAAAAAGGCATCATTTATGGAACATTAGTAAGTAATCCCTATGTGATGGGCTATCAGAGTATTCGCAGCTTGATTGAAATAAAGGAAAAAGGCAATGCTTCTACTTTTCTCGATACGGAGATCAAAGTATTAACCGCTGAAACGATTGACCTAGGAAAAAACAGAAAAGAAATTGGCAGGTGA
- a CDS encoding homocysteine synthase: protein MSSERKLGFDTIALHGGQQPDPTTGSRALPIYQTTSYVFKDSDHAANLFALKEFGNIYTRIMNPTQDVFEQRIAQLEGGVGALALASGQSAITYSILNIAGAGDEIVASSNLYGGTYNLFSMTLPKIGIHVKFVDPSNPENFRAAITDKTKALYAESIGNPRIDVLDIEAVANIAHDADLPLIIDNTFATPYLLRPIEYGADIVVHSATKFIGGHGTSIGGIIVDGGKFDWNNGKFPGLTEPDPSYHGVVYTEAVGPLAYIIKARVQLLRDIGAAIAPFNAFLFVQGIETLSLRMERHSSNALKVAQFLEEHELVSWVNYPGLPSSPYYNLAQKYLPKGQGAILTFGIKGGVEEGKKFINNLTLFSHLANVGDAKSLVIHPASTTHQQLTEEEQRSAGVTPDMIRLSVGIEDIQDILADLDQALKASQN, encoded by the coding sequence ATGAGCAGTGAGAGAAAGTTAGGATTTGATACGATTGCATTACATGGTGGTCAGCAGCCAGACCCCACGACCGGTTCGAGGGCGTTACCGATTTACCAAACTACTTCCTACGTATTTAAAGACTCTGATCATGCGGCTAATCTTTTTGCATTAAAGGAATTTGGTAATATCTATACCCGAATAATGAACCCCACTCAGGATGTGTTTGAACAGCGTATTGCCCAATTAGAGGGCGGGGTAGGTGCCTTGGCATTGGCATCCGGACAGTCAGCCATTACGTATTCCATTTTAAACATTGCCGGTGCCGGAGATGAAATTGTTGCTTCCAGCAATCTGTACGGCGGTACATATAATCTGTTTTCCATGACTTTGCCAAAAATAGGAATACACGTGAAGTTTGTTGATCCAAGCAATCCGGAAAATTTCAGGGCTGCCATCACAGACAAGACGAAGGCCCTTTATGCAGAAAGTATCGGAAACCCCAGAATTGATGTCCTGGATATTGAGGCAGTGGCCAACATTGCCCATGATGCAGATTTACCTCTTATTATTGATAATACCTTTGCTACTCCCTATCTACTTCGTCCCATTGAGTATGGTGCGGATATTGTGGTTCATTCTGCGACTAAATTTATCGGAGGTCATGGGACATCAATCGGTGGAATTATTGTTGACGGAGGGAAATTTGATTGGAATAATGGGAAATTTCCAGGATTGACAGAACCGGATCCAAGTTATCATGGAGTGGTTTATACAGAAGCGGTGGGTCCTTTAGCCTATATTATTAAGGCAAGAGTTCAATTATTAAGGGATATTGGAGCGGCTATCGCCCCATTTAACGCATTCCTCTTTGTTCAGGGAATAGAAACCTTGTCACTCAGGATGGAACGCCATAGTTCCAATGCATTAAAGGTGGCCCAATTCTTGGAAGAGCATGAGTTAGTGAGCTGGGTAAATTATCCTGGTTTACCGTCCAGCCCATATTATAATTTGGCCCAAAAATATTTACCAAAGGGGCAGGGAGCCATCTTAACCTTTGGAATTAAAGGCGGGGTGGAAGAAGGGAAGAAGTTTATTAACAATTTAACATTATTCTCCCATCTGGCTAATGTCGGTGATGCTAAATCATTGGTTATTCATCCAGCCAGTACCACCCATCAACAGTTAACAGAAGAAGAGCAGCGCAGTGCCGGAGTTACTCCCGATATGATCCGTTTATCGGTGGGAATTGAAGATATTCAAGATATTTTAGCTGATCTGGATCAAGCCCTAAAAGCAAGCCAAAATTAA
- a CDS encoding helix-hairpin-helix domain-containing protein, with the protein MYDLLSSWSPRERKLLFLLLLSLFFTVSLLIYILLNDAGTELEAGPSIDQITSAPEEQQKNNVPGDKEDENQPMGDNRQSMEKMMVVDIKGAVQNPGVYTLPLNSRLFELIKLAGGLTENADQNQVNLAGSLRDGMAIIIPEKGDPLSLNSPSVKTSTIFENPVMENGQTSGYSQGKVNLNTASKTELETLPGIGPSKAEAILRYREERGFQRVEDLLNVNGIGEKTFEKLKDLVIVY; encoded by the coding sequence ATGTATGATTTATTATCCAGTTGGAGTCCAAGGGAACGGAAATTATTATTTCTTCTTCTTTTGTCGTTATTTTTTACGGTAAGCTTGCTTATCTATATTTTATTGAATGATGCAGGTACTGAGCTGGAAGCTGGCCCTTCCATAGATCAAATCACGTCAGCACCAGAGGAACAGCAGAAAAACAATGTTCCGGGAGATAAAGAAGACGAAAATCAACCGATGGGTGACAATCGTCAATCGATGGAAAAAATGATGGTAGTAGATATTAAAGGGGCCGTCCAGAATCCGGGAGTGTATACTTTGCCCCTTAATTCCCGACTGTTTGAGTTGATCAAATTGGCAGGAGGACTTACGGAAAATGCGGACCAAAATCAGGTAAACTTGGCCGGTTCCTTGAGAGATGGAATGGCGATCATCATTCCGGAGAAAGGGGATCCCCTTTCTTTAAACAGTCCATCCGTCAAGACCAGCACAATTTTTGAAAATCCGGTAATGGAAAATGGACAAACTTCTGGATATTCTCAAGGGAAAGTGAATTTGAATACGGCAAGTAAAACCGAATTGGAAACTTTACCGGGGATCGGTCCCTCCAAAGCAGAGGCGATTCTTCGTTATCGGGAGGAGAGGGGATTTCAACGAGTGGAAGATCTGTTAAATGTAAACGGAATCGGGGAGAAGACCTTTGAGAAATTAAAAGATTTGGTAATCGTATATTAA
- the comER gene encoding late competence protein ComER produces the protein MQLGFIGTGNMGGMLIEALIQSSYISASQVTAINRTREKVIKLAARYPGLKSAETIKEMTLHCDIIFICVKPMEYRKVMQELHDGLFPHQFVVSITSPVMIANLETNLPCKVVKMIPSITNSAFAGASLVVWGTRLTKEDKEYLLTLFQQFSHPVIIEEEETRVSSDIISCGPAFFGYLLQQFIEGAVEEIGISREKATALATEMMIGLGELLSSEKYNLETLVNKVCVPGGVTGAGLTALEEMAKPMFHQLFQRTHMKFYEDVEEMKKHFES, from the coding sequence ATGCAATTAGGTTTTATCGGTACGGGTAATATGGGGGGAATGTTAATAGAAGCACTGATTCAATCATCTTATATTTCAGCTTCTCAAGTGACGGCGATCAACCGTACAAGAGAGAAAGTGATCAAATTAGCTGCCCGTTATCCTGGTCTGAAATCTGCTGAAACAATAAAAGAAATGACCCTTCACTGTGACATTATCTTTATCTGTGTAAAACCAATGGAATATAGAAAAGTAATGCAAGAACTCCACGATGGATTGTTTCCACATCAATTTGTGGTTTCTATCACAAGTCCAGTGATGATTGCCAATCTAGAAACAAATCTGCCCTGTAAAGTGGTAAAAATGATACCCAGCATTACAAATTCAGCATTTGCAGGTGCTTCCCTGGTTGTCTGGGGAACCCGATTGACCAAAGAGGATAAAGAATATCTTCTCACCCTGTTTCAGCAGTTCAGTCATCCTGTTATCATCGAAGAAGAAGAAACAAGGGTTTCATCTGATATTATCAGCTGCGGACCCGCATTTTTCGGATACCTGCTCCAGCAATTTATAGAGGGTGCCGTAGAAGAGATCGGAATTTCCAGAGAAAAAGCAACAGCCCTGGCTACTGAAATGATGATTGGGCTTGGGGAGCTCCTTTCTTCTGAAAAATACAACCTGGAAACCCTGGTCAATAAAGTGTGTGTTCCGGGAGGGGTTACCGGAGCTGGTTTAACGGCATTGGAAGAAATGGCAAAGCCCATGTTTCATCAACTCTTTCAAAGGACCCATATGAAATTTTATGAGGATGTTGAAGAAATGAAAAAACACTTTGAAAGTTGA
- a CDS encoding L,D-transpeptidase family protein yields MVKDNTLKYSKIGYILAVAIAVMVYLFPSYVSRGMAEEIDRAPYILIDLWRNRLYLMEGDQIVKQYPVAPGSPSTPSPVGQWKIITKSKNWGSGFGTRWLGLNVPWGTYGIHGTNKPWLIGHHVSHGCIRMRNSDVEELYTLVRHGTKVIIEGPIVGFSWNEYKTLVKGDRGSLVMLIQNRLRAAGYYKGGCHGVFDGYTEIALKSYQKNHQLQVTGQVGYRDYISLGLLE; encoded by the coding sequence ATGGTAAAAGACAATACCTTAAAGTACTCAAAAATTGGATACATTTTGGCAGTAGCCATAGCTGTGATGGTTTACCTTTTTCCATCCTATGTGTCAAGGGGAATGGCTGAGGAAATCGATCGTGCTCCATATATATTGATTGATCTGTGGAGAAACCGCCTCTATCTGATGGAAGGGGACCAAATCGTCAAACAGTACCCCGTTGCACCAGGGAGCCCCTCTACTCCTTCACCTGTCGGACAATGGAAAATCATAACCAAATCAAAGAATTGGGGAAGCGGTTTTGGTACCCGTTGGTTAGGTTTAAATGTACCCTGGGGTACTTATGGGATTCACGGAACCAACAAACCATGGCTAATTGGCCATCACGTGAGCCATGGATGCATCAGAATGAGAAATTCAGATGTGGAGGAGCTTTATACGCTGGTTCGGCACGGTACAAAGGTGATCATAGAAGGACCTATCGTTGGGTTTTCCTGGAATGAATATAAGACATTGGTTAAAGGAGATAGGGGTTCTTTGGTGATGCTGATTCAAAATCGATTAAGGGCAGCCGGTTATTACAAAGGGGGCTGTCACGGCGTTTTTGACGGATATACAGAAATTGCGTTAAAGTCTTACCAGAAAAACCATCAATTGCAAGTAACCGGCCAAGTAGGGTATAGGGATTATATTAGTTTAGGACTTCTTGAGTGA
- the leuS gene encoding leucine--tRNA ligase — translation MTQTYQPKQIESKWQKVWQETNAHATNEQGDKPNFYCLEMFPYPSGKLHMGHMRVYSIGDVVARFKKMNGYQVLHPMGWDAFGLPAENAAIKSGENPAKWTYENIDYMKKQQNKLGVSYDWEREVTTCSPDYYKHTQWLFQLFYERGLAYRKKAPVNWCPDCATVLANEQVEDGKCWRCDSEVTKKELEQWFFKITDYAERLLNDLELLEGWPEKVKTMQKNWIGKSEGAEVIFSIPELNEHSVSVFTTRPDTLFGVTYMVLAPEHPLVEQLIKGKETEADVLQFVERMRKENEISRTSADAEKEGLFTGAYAKHPITGDLIPIWVANYVLMDYGTGAVMGVPAHDERDFQFAKKYDLPIKVVIVPENQADFDKNLKEAFVEDGILVGSGQFDGLNNRDAIKQISLHLKELGKGKPTVSYRLRDWLISRQRYWGCPIPMIYCDHCGIVPVPKDQLPVLLPEDVVFDGKRNPLTTSESFVHTTCPECGGKARRETDTMDTFIDSSWYFLRYTDARNEKVPFKSEKANKWLPVDKYIGGIEHAILHLLYSRFFTKVLYDAGMINFTEPFTSLLTQGMVLKEGAKMSKSKGNVVSPDEIIEKYGADTGRLFILFAAPPDRDLEWSDSGVEGSFRFLGRVWRMVINHLNLFENRTEPNINDEASKELNRMIHLTIKRVTDDIHIRYNFNTAVSAIMELVNAIYSYPENGDKGTLAKAIETSIVLLAPFAPHMTEELWHRMGHAESVHDQEWPSYDEGALVLDEVEIAVQINGKVRDKAVVPTGASKEDVESLVLEQDRIRTLIEGKTIRKVIVVPGKLVNIVVG, via the coding sequence ATGACACAAACCTATCAACCAAAACAAATTGAATCGAAGTGGCAGAAGGTATGGCAGGAAACAAATGCCCATGCTACTAACGAGCAAGGAGACAAACCCAACTTTTATTGCTTGGAGATGTTTCCCTATCCATCGGGAAAACTGCATATGGGGCATATGAGGGTGTATTCTATTGGGGATGTGGTGGCTCGTTTTAAGAAAATGAATGGCTATCAGGTACTCCATCCCATGGGATGGGATGCCTTTGGACTTCCGGCAGAAAATGCGGCAATTAAGTCTGGTGAAAATCCGGCAAAATGGACCTATGAAAATATTGATTATATGAAAAAACAGCAAAATAAACTGGGTGTCAGTTATGATTGGGAAAGGGAAGTAACGACCTGCTCCCCTGATTATTATAAACATACCCAATGGTTGTTCCAATTGTTCTATGAGAGAGGTTTAGCTTACAGAAAGAAGGCTCCGGTCAATTGGTGCCCCGATTGTGCCACTGTGTTAGCCAATGAACAGGTGGAAGACGGCAAATGCTGGCGGTGTGATTCAGAGGTGACGAAGAAAGAATTGGAGCAATGGTTTTTCAAAATTACCGACTATGCTGAAAGGCTTTTAAATGATTTAGAACTGTTGGAAGGCTGGCCTGAGAAAGTAAAAACGATGCAGAAAAACTGGATTGGAAAAAGTGAAGGAGCGGAAGTGATTTTTTCAATTCCTGAACTGAATGAGCATTCAGTCTCCGTCTTTACCACAAGGCCGGATACCCTTTTTGGCGTTACCTATATGGTATTGGCTCCTGAGCACCCGTTGGTCGAACAATTGATAAAAGGCAAAGAGACAGAAGCTGACGTTCTTCAGTTCGTGGAACGAATGAGAAAGGAAAATGAAATTTCCCGCACCTCAGCCGATGCCGAGAAGGAAGGATTGTTCACAGGAGCCTATGCGAAGCATCCCATTACCGGTGATCTAATCCCCATCTGGGTTGCAAATTATGTATTGATGGATTATGGTACCGGAGCCGTTATGGGGGTTCCGGCCCATGATGAAAGGGATTTTCAGTTTGCCAAAAAATACGATCTCCCCATAAAAGTCGTGATTGTGCCGGAGAATCAGGCTGATTTTGATAAAAATTTGAAGGAAGCTTTTGTTGAAGATGGGATATTGGTTGGTTCGGGCCAGTTTGATGGGTTGAACAACCGGGACGCCATTAAACAGATCAGCCTTCACTTGAAAGAATTGGGAAAAGGAAAACCTACAGTATCCTACCGATTAAGGGATTGGTTGATTTCGCGCCAACGTTATTGGGGCTGTCCCATCCCAATGATCTATTGTGATCACTGTGGAATTGTTCCAGTACCGAAGGATCAGCTGCCGGTGCTGCTCCCTGAAGACGTGGTTTTTGACGGAAAAAGAAATCCGCTAACCACTTCGGAATCGTTTGTACACACCACTTGTCCTGAGTGTGGCGGGAAAGCCCGAAGAGAAACGGATACGATGGACACCTTTATCGATTCGTCTTGGTATTTCTTAAGATATACCGATGCCAGAAACGAAAAGGTTCCATTTAAATCGGAGAAGGCCAATAAGTGGCTCCCGGTTGACAAATATATAGGCGGAATTGAACATGCTATTCTACATTTGCTCTACTCCAGATTCTTTACCAAAGTGCTATATGATGCAGGCATGATTAACTTTACGGAGCCCTTCACCAGCCTCTTGACCCAGGGGATGGTATTAAAAGAAGGAGCCAAGATGTCCAAGTCAAAGGGAAATGTGGTTAGCCCTGATGAAATTATTGAGAAATATGGAGCCGACACCGGAAGATTATTTATCCTCTTTGCTGCTCCCCCTGACCGGGATTTGGAATGGAGCGATTCCGGGGTAGAAGGAAGTTTCCGCTTTCTGGGACGGGTTTGGAGAATGGTGATCAACCATCTTAATCTGTTTGAAAACCGTACTGAACCCAATATAAACGATGAAGCCAGTAAAGAGCTGAATCGGATGATTCATCTGACCATCAAAAGGGTTACGGATGATATTCATATTCGTTATAACTTTAATACCGCGGTCAGCGCGATCATGGAGTTGGTCAATGCCATTTACAGTTACCCGGAGAATGGAGATAAAGGAACTCTGGCTAAGGCCATTGAAACGTCCATTGTGCTGCTAGCTCCCTTTGCCCCCCATATGACAGAGGAACTATGGCATCGGATGGGTCATGCCGAAAGTGTCCATGATCAAGAATGGCCTTCCTATGATGAAGGTGCATTGGTTCTGGATGAAGTGGAGATTGCCGTCCAAATCAATGGAAAGGTGAGGGACAAAGCCGTTGTTCCAACAGGAGCATCGAAAGAAGATGTAGAAAGTCTTGTTTTGGAACAGGACCGGATAAGAACCTTAATTGAAGGAAAGACCATCCGAAAGGTAATCGTTGTACCCGGCAAATTGGTGAATATTGTGGTCGGATAA
- a CDS encoding class I SAM-dependent DNA methyltransferase, giving the protein MAYKKMAYIYDQLMKDAPYEQWVQFLLQALKKEEGPFQHLVDLGCGTGSISIPLSRMGYSVTGIDLSEDMLAVAKEKADEVRIDLSLFQQDMRKWTLPRQADVVFSFCDSFNYLLKEEDIQSVFRQTNLGLVTGGLFLFDMHTPYKIKEEFAGRTFTWVEDDVTYIWNCHGMQHLMVEHELIFFVKEKENLYRRWEEVHFQRAYPMESVIGWLEEAGFGFLSCTADFSDQPPTGKTERIFYKAKKIRDIR; this is encoded by the coding sequence ATGGCGTATAAAAAAATGGCCTATATTTATGATCAACTGATGAAGGATGCACCATATGAACAATGGGTTCAGTTTCTCCTCCAAGCATTAAAAAAAGAGGAAGGCCCCTTTCAGCACTTGGTAGATTTGGGATGTGGAACTGGTTCGATTTCCATTCCTTTGTCAAGAATGGGTTATTCTGTAACCGGTATTGATCTGTCCGAAGATATGCTGGCCGTTGCGAAAGAAAAAGCGGATGAAGTACGGATTGATCTCTCTCTGTTTCAACAGGATATGAGAAAATGGACATTACCCCGACAGGCAGACGTCGTTTTTTCTTTTTGTGACTCCTTCAATTATCTTCTTAAAGAAGAAGATATTCAATCGGTTTTTCGTCAAACCAATCTTGGATTAGTCACAGGAGGATTGTTCCTATTTGATATGCATACCCCATATAAAATTAAAGAGGAGTTTGCCGGCCGCACGTTTACATGGGTTGAGGACGATGTAACTTACATATGGAATTGTCATGGAATGCAACATTTGATGGTTGAGCATGAACTTATTTTTTTTGTAAAGGAAAAAGAGAACCTGTATCGAAGATGGGAGGAAGTCCATTTTCAACGGGCCTACCCCATGGAGTCTGTCATTGGTTGGTTAGAGGAGGCAGGGTTCGGATTTCTTTCCTGTACGGCTGACTTTTCCGATCAACCTCCAACAGGGAAAACGGAAAGAATATTTTATAAGGCAAAAAAAATACGTGACATCCGTTGA
- the rsfS gene encoding ribosome silencing factor, with product MSEKEIALAVAEAADEKKAQKIVILDIRGLSVIADYFVICHGNSETQVQAIAAAIKQKMGQHQVPVRGMEGYDDARWVLVDLGDVVVHVFHREEREFYNLERFWGDAKQVEFAAK from the coding sequence TTGAGTGAGAAAGAGATTGCACTGGCCGTTGCTGAAGCCGCTGACGAAAAAAAAGCACAGAAGATTGTGATTTTGGATATTCGGGGATTATCGGTTATCGCTGATTATTTTGTCATATGTCACGGAAATTCAGAAACCCAGGTTCAGGCCATTGCTGCTGCCATTAAGCAAAAAATGGGCCAACATCAAGTGCCTGTACGCGGAATGGAAGGATATGATGATGCGAGATGGGTCTTAGTGGATCTGGGGGATGTAGTTGTCCATGTTTTTCATCGGGAAGAAAGAGAATTCTACAATCTGGAGCGTTTTTGGGGAGACGCCAAACAGGTGGAATTTGCAGCAAAATAG
- the yqeK gene encoding bis(5'-nucleosyl)-tetraphosphatase (symmetrical) YqeK, producing the protein MDNQELLVKVREQMTEHRYQHTLGVVETAKILAKRFGADPKKAELAAILHDYAKYWTDEQLIRVIVERGLPQELLNYNKQLWHGPVAAEVVQELFHIKDEEVITAVRYHTSGRANMSLLEKIIWLADYIEPGRHFPGVEEVREIAGQDLNQALLKALDQTIVFLIKQGQKVYPLTLLARNHLLDEKEVLPIVE; encoded by the coding sequence ATGGATAATCAGGAGCTATTGGTGAAAGTAAGAGAGCAGATGACAGAACACCGCTACCAGCACACCCTTGGAGTTGTTGAGACTGCCAAGATTTTGGCGAAACGGTTTGGGGCAGACCCCAAAAAGGCTGAATTGGCAGCAATACTCCATGATTATGCCAAATATTGGACCGATGAACAGTTGATAAGAGTGATTGTAGAAAGGGGATTACCCCAGGAACTTTTAAATTATAATAAACAGCTATGGCACGGCCCTGTTGCGGCTGAAGTGGTTCAAGAGCTGTTTCATATAAAAGATGAAGAGGTAATCACTGCCGTCCGATACCATACTTCCGGAAGAGCAAATATGAGTTTGTTGGAAAAAATCATCTGGCTGGCGGATTATATTGAGCCGGGTCGTCATTTCCCAGGAGTGGAGGAAGTAAGGGAGATAGCTGGACAAGATCTAAATCAAGCTTTGTTGAAGGCATTGGATCAGACGATTGTATTCTTAATAAAACAAGGTCAGAAGGTGTATCCCTTAACTTTATTGGCAAGGAATCACCTATTGGATGAAAAGGAGGTTTTACCGATTGTTGAGTGA
- a CDS encoding nicotinate-nucleotide adenylyltransferase — protein MKKKVGLMGGSFNPVHVAHLVVMEQACHQLGLDEGWFLPSNHPPHKDESEMASGEHRLKMLRRAISTHPKWKICLLEFEREGPSFTVDTMDELNRRYPDIQFYFILGGDMVEYLSHWHRIDELKKMVRFVGTQRPGFTLDHGVSDLHLEIVEVPQLDISSSLIRRWIKRGFSIQYLVPDAVKQYIEEEGLYG, from the coding sequence ATGAAAAAAAAAGTGGGTTTAATGGGAGGTAGCTTTAATCCCGTACATGTGGCCCATCTGGTCGTGATGGAGCAGGCATGTCATCAATTGGGGTTGGATGAAGGCTGGTTTTTACCCTCAAATCATCCTCCACATAAAGATGAGTCGGAGATGGCTTCAGGTGAACACCGCCTGAAAATGCTCAGGAGAGCCATTTCCACCCATCCAAAATGGAAAATATGCCTGTTGGAGTTTGAACGGGAAGGCCCTTCATTTACTGTGGATACCATGGATGAATTAAACCGCCGTTATCCCGATATTCAGTTTTATTTTATCCTGGGCGGAGATATGGTGGAATATTTGTCCCACTGGCACAGGATTGATGAATTGAAGAAAATGGTGCGATTTGTAGGAACCCAAAGACCCGGATTTACCTTGGATCATGGAGTCTCCGACCTGCACCTGGAAATCGTTGAAGTTCCTCAGCTTGACATATCATCCTCTCTTATTCGCCGATGGATAAAAAGGGGGTTTTCCATTCAATACCTTGTTCCCGATGCAGTGAAACAGTATATAGAGGAGGAGGGATTGTATGGATAA
- the aroE gene encoding shikimate dehydrogenase: MDSHTIMTGVLGFPVRHSLSPQMHNKAFQSLQLNFRYGSFSVEPSKLSDAVRGIRGLGFRGVNVTIPHKVAILPYLDEIDQEASLIGAVNTVVNENGRLIGYNTDGRGYVQSLKEETGIEITGKKILILGAGGAARAISVSLALEGAEQLWIANRTPEKGKQLAQSLQSLSKADDISWAEIPSVIQQVAVVVNTTSVGMFPNIEEIPISPDLLHSNLLVSDLIYNPMETKLLIEAEKRGASIHKGLGMFIYQGALAFQLWTGKEAPISLMRETVLQELLK; encoded by the coding sequence ATGGATAGCCATACAATCATGACCGGGGTATTGGGATTTCCAGTCAGGCATTCCCTCTCCCCACAGATGCATAACAAAGCCTTTCAATCCCTGCAATTAAATTTTCGATACGGGTCATTTTCCGTAGAACCCTCTAAACTGTCTGATGCTGTGAGGGGAATACGGGGATTAGGTTTTCGGGGTGTGAATGTGACGATCCCCCACAAAGTAGCCATTCTTCCCTATCTTGACGAAATTGATCAGGAAGCTTCTTTGATTGGCGCAGTCAATACGGTGGTAAACGAGAATGGAAGACTAATAGGGTATAATACTGATGGCCGGGGGTACGTCCAATCTTTAAAAGAAGAAACAGGAATTGAAATCACAGGGAAGAAAATCCTTATTCTTGGGGCTGGTGGAGCGGCCAGAGCCATCTCTGTCTCCCTTGCGCTCGAAGGTGCAGAGCAATTATGGATTGCCAACCGCACCCCGGAAAAGGGAAAGCAATTGGCGCAATCTCTTCAGTCCCTTTCAAAAGCGGATGATATATCCTGGGCAGAAATCCCCTCAGTCATTCAGCAGGTGGCTGTAGTGGTTAACACCACATCCGTCGGGATGTTTCCAAATATCGAAGAGATTCCCATATCTCCTGACTTGCTCCATTCCAATTTATTGGTAAGTGACTTGATCTATAATCCGATGGAAACTAAGCTTCTCATCGAAGCTGAGAAAAGGGGCGCTTCCATACATAAAGGGTTAGGAATGTTTATCTATCAAGGAGCTCTTGCCTTTCAATTGTGGACAGGCAAAGAAGCTCCCATTTCGTTGATGCGGGAGACGGTTTTACAGGAATTGTTAAAATAG